A single window of Aspergillus oryzae RIB40 DNA, chromosome 8 DNA harbors:
- a CDS encoding uncharacterized protein (predicted protein), whose amino-acid sequence MLLRRLLGSVKRMLPLTLFLAVFILAWGLAALVANTFQCWPPQYFWNQETGGHCISGERALFMATGAVSFVQDVVLLAIPFAIVWRLQMEPRMKALLTILFGIGGIACILSLMRLIEFRYYPTDNLTASGTRERIWTLLEIDIAIVCASVVLLPPLLKRCTDTCWRIYRHAISRLKTTECTQVESWPFQKHCTNFSQDGRSEVRSQAYPASAAEVRDRRAEMAGGCIRVETTISRDIDDREVLWPQVGSSSLTSGIQATLADEKKFAEDMSNVDFSGVGWDATYP is encoded by the exons ATGCTTCTTCGGAGGCTGCTGGGATCCGTGAAGAGAATGCTTCCTCTTACATTATTCCTCGCCGTCTTTATTCTGGCATGGGGGTTGGCAGCTCTCGTGGCGAATACATTCCAATGCTGGCCACCGCAGTACTTTTGGAATCAAGAAACAGGGGGCCACTGCATAAGTGGTGAGAGGGCTCTTTTCATGGCTACTGGAGCCGTGTCATTCGTCCAAGACGTAGTATTGCTGGCAATCCCTTTTGCTATAGTATGGCGATTGCAAATGGAACCACGAATGAAGGCACTTCTTACCATCCTATTCGGTATTGGTGGAAT TGCTTGTATTCTTAGCCTTATGCGTCTGATTGAATTCAGATATTACCCAACAGACAACCTAACTG CAAGCGGCACAAGGGAACGAATATGGACGCTCCTCGAAATCGATATCGCAATTGTCTGCGCCTCAGTCGTTCTATTGCCTCCTCTATTGAAGCGTTGTACCGATACCTGCTGGAGAATCTACCGCCACGCCATAAGTCGCTTGAAGACAACGGAATGTACACAGGTTGAGTCTTGGCCATTTCAAAAGCACTGCACGAACTTCTCCCAGGATGGTCGCTCCGAGGTGCGATCACAAGCCTACCCAGCTTCAGCTGCTGAGGTGCGTGACCGTAGAGCAGAGATGGCAGGGGGGTGTATCAGGGTCGAGACGACTATCAGCCGGGATATTGATGATCGTGAAGTGCTCTGGCCACAGGTTGGGAGTTCGTCCTTGACATCGGGGATACAAGCGACACTAGCAGATGAGAAAAAGTTTGCCGAAGATATGTCGAATGTTGACTTTAGTGGTGTTGGTTGGGATGCTACCTATCCGTAG
- a CDS encoding uncharacterized protein (predicted protein) produces MKDPISRIIGLSERVPFRRVLEILWSNPRRRVATSAGAVATYLILVACLRFQRLRRLHRQYRQYSTRQGMAYMTDHDAWAIQKQVLQLEFPTISLKALQFALFRTYGIPTISKLLLKTSQFSDPATSFKRYADTGALIGQFMSFEPTSDRALTAIARTKFLHTGYRTSGSILNSDMLYTLSLFATEPIRFTEMFEWRSMSELEKCAIGTYWKNLGEALEIDFAELPSAKTGFRDGLHFLEEMTEWSHQYEEQYMKPSPENKAVADKTMDVLVYVLPAWLKGVGVNFASCMMDERLRVAMM; encoded by the exons ATGAAAGACCCCATTTCTCGTATAATCGGATTATCCGAACGTGTCCCATTCAGAAGGGTGTTGGAAATACTATGGTCGAATCCTAGACGCCGCGTTGCCACTTCGGCCGGCGCTGTCGCAACATATCTTATCCTGGTGGCTTGTTTACGGTTTCAGAGGCTACGGAGATTACATCGCCAGTATCGCCAATACTCAACCCGTCAAGGGATGGCCTACATGACCGATCATGATGCCTGGGCTATTCAAAAACAGGTTCTCCAACTGGAGTTCCCTACGATATCACTGAAGGCTCTACAGTTTGCGCTCTTCAGG ACATATGGCATCCCCACGATCTCCAAGCTGTTACTCAAGACTTCCCAATTCTCCGACCCAGCCACCTCGTTCAAGCGCTACGCCGATACCGGTGCACTCATCGGCCAGTTCATGTCCTTTGAGCCAACCTCCGACCGTGCCCTAACTGCCATCGCGCGAACAAAGTTCCTGCACACCGGCTATCGGACTAGCGGTAGCATTCTCAACTCCGACATGCTCTATACCCTGAGTCTGTTTGCGACCGAGCCGATCCGCTTCACGGAGATGTTCGAATGGCGCTCCATGAGCGAACTCGAGAAATGTGCTATCGGCACGTATTGGAAAAACTTAGGAGAAGCACTTGAGATTGACTTCGCGGAGTTGCCATCTGCGAAGACGGGATTCAGAGACGGATTACATTTCCTTGAAGAGATGACGGAATGGAGCCACCAATACGAGGAGCAGTATATGAAGCCCAGTCCGGAAAACAAAGCCGTCGCTGATAAGACTATGGACGTTCTGGTCTATGTGTTGCCGGCGTGGCTGAAGGGTGTCGGTGTTAATTTTGCCTCTTGCATGATGGATGAAAGACTACGGGTGGCAATGATGTGA
- a CDS encoding uncharacterized protein (serine carboxypeptidases (lysosomal cathepsin A)) — translation MLFKSIVSTAILAAALCTDNVSAAKHGRFGQKARDSLNLAKRAAEQQKSSFKTPLDDFRFLTNKTKSYRVDHLPDVPFDVGEMYSGLVPIDKDDKSRALFFVFQPTLGDPVDEITIWLNGGPGCSSLEGFFQENGRFTWQPGTFAPVENPYSWVNLTNVLWVEQPVGTGFAIGKPNATTQEETAEDFVRFFKNFQELFGIKNFKIYVTGESYAGRYVPYISAAMLDRNDTEHYDLKGALVYDPCIGQHDYIQEEVPAVPFVQQNANLFNFNSSFMSELEKLHDSCGYKDYLDEYLVFPPAGVQPQKSFNYTSDADCDVFDLISNEALVANSCFDIYEINLMCPLAWDVLAMPTAFNYQPAGATVYFDRPDVKRAMHAPLNVTWSGCSSENVYVGGDAGPEQEGDLSANPIEHVLPQVIEGTNRVLVSNGDYDMIILTNGTLLAIQNMTWNGQLGFQSAPATPITIDLPDLAWGEVFEENGQEMLQSQGVMGVQHYERGLMWAETYQSGHMQPQYQPRVSYRHLQWLLGRVDKL, via the exons ATGCTGTTCAAAAGCATCGTGTCAACAGCTATCTTAGCCGCTGCCCTGTGCACGGACAATGTATCTGCTGCCAAACATGGCCGGTTCGGCCAAAAGGCCCGCGACTCTTTGAATTTGGCCAAGCGAGCTGCAGAACAGCAGAAGTCGTCGTTCAAGACGCCGCTTGACGACTTCCGGTTCCTAACCAATAAAACAAAAT CCTACAGAGTCGACCACCTCCCAGATGTCCCCTTTGATGTCGGCGAGATGTACTCGGGATTGGTTCCTATCGACAAGGACGACAAGTCTAGGgctcttttcttcgtcttccagcCTACACTTGGCGACCCCGTTGACGAGATCACAATCTGGCTCAACGGTGGACCGGGATGTAGCTCTCTCGAGGGTTTCTTCCAGGAAAACGGCCGGTTTACATGGCAGCCTGGCACGTTTGCGCCTGTTGAGAATCCGTACTCGTGGGTGAACTTGACTAATGTGCTTTG GGTCGAGCAGCCAGTTGGTACAGGTTTCGCGATCGGCAAGCCGAATGCCACAACCCAGGAAGAGACTGCCGAGGACTTTGTgagattcttcaagaatttccAGGAGCTCTTTGGcatcaagaacttcaagatTTACGTTACTGGTGAAAGTTACGCTGGGCGTTATGTTCCGTACATCTCCGCTGCTATGTTGGACCGGAACGACACGGAGCACTATGACCTCAAAG GTGCCCTTGTATACGACCCCTGTATCGGCCAACACGACTACATCCAGGAAGAAGTGCCCGCCGTGCCCTTCGTCCAGCAAAATGCCaacctcttcaacttcaactcCAGCTTCATGTCGGAACTGGAGAAACTCCACGACTCATGCGGTTACAAGGATTACCTAGACGAGTACCTCGTCTTCCCTCCCGCCGGTGTGCAACCCCAGAAATCCTTCAACTACACCAGCGACGCCGACTGCGACGTCTTCGACCTGATCAGCAACGAAGCCCTGGTCGCCAACTCCTGCTTCGACATCTACGAGATCAACCTCATGTGCCCGCTCGCCTGGGACGTTCTCGCCATGCCCACAGCATTCAACTACCAGCCCGCCGGTGCGACGGTGTACTTCGACCGCCCGGACGTCAAACGTGCCATGCACGCCCCCCTGAACGTCACTTGGTCAGGTTGTTCCAGCGAGAACGTCTACGTTGGCGGCGACGCCGGCCCGGAGCAAGAGGGAGACTTGTCCGCCAACCCGATCGAACACGTCCTGCCTCAGGTTATTGAGGGAACGAACCGCGTTTTGGTCAGCAACGGCGACTATGACATGATCATCCTCACCAATGGAACCCTGCTGGCTATCCAGAATATGACCTGGAACGGGCAGCTCGGATTCCAGTCTGCGCCTGCTACGCCTATCACCATTGATCTGCCTGATCTAGCGTGGGGCGAGGTGTTTGAGGAAAATGGACAAGAGATGTTGCAGAGCCAGGGCGTCATGGGTGTGCAGCATTATGAGCGTGGGCTTATGTGGGCGGAGACCTACCAATCTGGACATATGCAGCCGCAGTACCAGCCGCGGGTGTCGTATCGTCATTTGCAATGGCTTTTGGGTCGGGTCGATAAGCTTTAA
- a CDS encoding NmrA-like family protein (predicted nucleoside-diphosphate-sugar epimerases): MTIALLITGATGKQGGAVIDGLLAQDADVEILAVTRNTQSPAAQKLAQKSDKVKLVQGDLNNPAGIFENAKKASSLPVWGVFSLQSPFAKGESLESEERQGKALIDESIKQRVQHFVQTSVDRGGDASTDNPTNVPHFITKYNIEQHLFEKTKDGVMDWTVLRPVFFFDNLTPDFIGKVTSTSWDAYLQGKPLQCIATSDIGIIAAKVFLQHDRFKNQCLSLAGDELTFEQMAKKFKTQTGQNVPTTFRFVAYFVMLMAKDLRLMFKWFYNQGYGADIKQLKQIHPGLKDFDTWLKEESQFLKH, from the exons ATGACTATCGCTCTGCTAATCACCGGCGCCACCGGCAAGCAAGGTGGTGCCGTTATCGACGGGCTACTGGCCCAGGACGCAGATGTGGAGATCCTCGCCGTCACCCGGAATACCCAGTCTCCAGCGGCCCAGAAACTGGCTCAGAAGTCGGACAAGGTTAAGCTGGTTCAGGGCGATCTCAACAATCCGGCCGGGATCTTTGaaaatgccaagaaagcTTCATCCTTGCCTGTTTGGGGTGTTTTCAGTCTTCAG agcCCCTTCGCTAAAGGCGAAAGTCTCGAAAGTGAAGAACGCCAAGGCAAGGCCCTGATCGACGAGTCAATCAAACAGCGCGTGCAACACTTCGTCCAGACGTCTGTAGATCGTGGTGGCGATGCGTCGACCGACAACCCAACCAATGTGCCCCATTTCATTACCAAGTACAATATCGAACAACACCTATTCGAGAAGACCAAAGACGGTGTTATGGATTGGACCGTTCTGCGACCcgtgttcttctttgacaACCTTACACCAGACTTTATTGGCAAAGTGACTTCCACTTCCTGGGACGCATATCTACAGGGAAAGCCTCTCCAATGCATCGCGACTAGCGATATTGGCATCATTGCGGCAAAAGTTTTTTTACAGCACGATCGATTCAAGAACCAGTGTCTCTCCCTGGCGGGTGATGAGCTTACCTTCGAGCAGATGGCAAAGAAGTTCAAGACTCAAACGGGGCAGAATGTGCCGACTACATTCCGTTTCGTGGCCTACTTTGTTATGTTGATGGCCAAGGACTTGAGGCTCATGTTCAAGTGGTTCTATAACCAGGGGTACGGTGCCGATATCAAGCAGCTCAAGCAGATCCATCCGGGGTTGAAGGATTTTGATACCTggttgaaggaggaaagCCAATTTCTCAAGCATTGA
- a CDS encoding uncharacterized protein (predicted protein): MPSLLYVSSVLLATSSATVTYLYFLHRSLGDRIHHEFHQSELPDSVSTILSLPVEVSRGEYRTFYDHASRRVARKLLPAQKLEDLFTLLLRRNMTAFSRFPQAWILRLTVPPADRITFHASHIQSLQFKEGDLVCGLYRVQERTPSKAVLELLFKGEVSGRMVIRFWEDGEDVVFCTETIMWTRKVNAGQGKRVIVPLENPMLKFLHEMAAWWLIDSGVTYLLDLKGNSPLEASS; this comes from the coding sequence ATGCCCAGTCTTCTATATGTATCATCCGTACTCCTAGCCACGTCGTCTGCCACAGTGACATACCTCTATTTCCTCCACCGTTCTCTTGGAGATCGCATCCACCACGAGTTTCACCAGAGCGAACTCCCTGATTCTGTTTCTACGATCCTATCGCTTCCTGTAGAGGTCTCTCGTGGAGAATACCGCACATTCTATGACCATGCTTCCCGTCGCGTCGCGCGCAAACTACTTCCGGCGCAAAAGTTAGAAGACTTGTTCACACTACTCCTACGTCGCAATATGACAGCCTTCTCTCGATTTCCACAAGCCTGGATACTAAGATTGACTGTCCCACCTGCAGACCGCATAACCTTCCATGCATCTCATATCCAATCACTCCAGTTCAAAGAAGGCGATCTCGTCTGTGGACTTTACCGTGTCCAGGAACGGACACCTAGTAAAGCCGTGCTTGAATTGCTGTTCAAAGGGGAGGTCAGCGGACGGATGGTTATTCGATTCTGGGAAGATGGCGAGGATGTTGTTTTTTGCACGGAGACGATCATGTGGACAAGGAAGGTAAACGCCggacaaggaaagagagtTATTGTGCCGCTAGAGAATCCTATGTTGAAGTTCCTCCATGAGATGGCTGCAtggtggttgattgattctggTGTCACTTATCTGCTGGATCTTAAAGGAAATTCACCGTTGGAGGCGTCAAGTTAA
- a CDS encoding EGFR-like transmembrane domain-containing protein (predicted protein), with amino-acid sequence MARLSIFCLAYFALTFLSYANAWTLTWRNETGAQIVDGDSEQNCTRIYHTKGEEFSFNPEGKWCLKFWDEATCEAQIGKTCEGRRWQQIASRNISAFNVYAMPPADISANGMASTSTTSTSSTSSTITTTSSASTSAVTTESTQSGNDDSSKHSLSGGAIAGIVVGAVAGVAILAALFFFWGRRKRNAAAPAPASTTPAPGPDDRNLPEAVDPSKPAMSETQTQVSSVSPYGYPATRGKTVELPGEKVGAELSDSRQLVEMGNTPLAEMDGTSTIKRP; translated from the coding sequence ATGGCTCGTCTGTCAATATTCTGCCTAGCATACTTCGCCCTTACCTTTCTCTCCTACGCGAACGCTTGGACGCTAACCTGGCGAAATGAGACTGGCGCCCAAATAGTCGATGGCGACTCTGAACAAAACTGTACCAGGATTTACCATACGAAAGGCGAGGAATTCTCATTCAACCCCGAAGGCAAGTGGTGCTTGAAATTTTGGGACGAGGCAACATGTGAGGCACAGATTGGAAAAACGTGCGAGGGGCGGAGATGGCAACAAATTGCATCACGGAATATTTCTGCATTCAACGTCTACGCGATGCCGCCTGCTGACATTAGCGCGAACGGTATGGCGAGTACAAGTACGACATCCACATCAAGCACATCATCTACGATCACTACCACGTCTTCTGCGTCTACGAGTGCGGTTACAACTGAATCAACCCAATCCGGAAATGATGATTCCTCGAAGCACTCGCTGTCGGGTGGTGCAATTGCGGGCATTGTTGTTGGTGCCGTTGCTGGTGTTGCAATCCTCGCtgcgttgttcttcttttgggGTCGACGGAAGCGTAACGCTGCAGCACCGGCCCCGGCTAGTACAACTCCAGCCCCCGGTCCAGACGATCGGAATTTACCCGAGGCCGTGGATCCATCGAAGCCAGCTATGTCGGAAACACAGACTCAGGTGTCTTCGGTGTCTCCATACGGTTATCCTGCCACCAGGGGTAAGACTGTAGAGCTCCCCGGGGAGAAAGTGGGCGCTGAATTGAGCGACAGCCGTCAGCTGGTAGAAATGGGCAACACTCCTTTGGCCGAGATGGATGGAACGAGCACCATCAAACGTCCTTGA
- a CDS encoding uncharacterized protein (predicted protein) — MEQHTLRRRGLGLRGTDPKVSPGYILYTPLTSRTAHLISTTGKEVHKWTLPYRAGRHARLLQDGNLAYNGAHPDAPNLFPMWAKYRGGAMIQVSPPGEILREYRDPKAHHDQHHLPDGKILYTTLEALTPEEAAKVQGGITGSEAPGGIVYGDCIKLVEPWSTSNRSSSEDFEGDGKGGAKLLWTWRAIDHLDTELFRMHPDYPREHWPLINSVSFDSDGNIIASMRNTSSVVIISRKTGEVLWHLTQPVVNQQHCAHQLPSGDLLIFDNGVFRPGISVPFTRAIVVARETKDIIWEYKDRSTGGIGFFTPFMGSAQKLPNGNVVLCEAATGRILEVTESGDVVWEFVVPQLSDYTAVLGEGELEEMWKMGFAYESNAIFRAYKYLPEKVPWLKED, encoded by the coding sequence ATGGAACAACACACCCTCCGCCGCCGCGGGTTAGGCCTCCGCGGCACCGACCCCAAAGTCTCCCCCGGCTACATCCTCTACACGCCCCTAACATCCCGCACCGCGCACCTCATCTCAACAACCGGAAAAGAAGTTCACAAATGGACGCTTCCCTACCGTGCAGGCCGACACGCCAGACTCCTGCAGGACGGCAACCTTGCCTACAACGGCGCGCACCCAGATGCCCCAAACCTCTTCCCGATGTGGGCCAAATACCGCGGCGGCGCAATGATCCAAGTATCGCCGCCCGGAGAAATCCTACGTGAATATCGTGATCCAAAGGCCCATCatgatcaacatcatctcccgGATGGGAAGATTCTCTACACTACCCTGGAAGCGTTGACGCCTGAAGAGGCGGCGAAAGTACAGGGTGGGATTACGGGCAGTGAAGCGCCCGGTGGGATTGTCTACGGCGATTGCATAAAGCTGGTCGAGCCGTGGTCTACCTCGAACAGATCTTCCTCGGAGGACTTCGAGGGCGATGGCAAAGGCGGTGCAAAGCTCCTATGGACTTGGCGTGCGATCGATCATCTTGACACTGAGCTGTTCCGCATGCATCCGGATTATCCGCGGGAACATTGGCCGTTGATCAATAGCGTTTCGTTTGACTCCGATGGCAATATCATTGCCTCGATGCGAAACACGTCTTCTGTGGTTATTATCAGTCGGAAGACAGGTGAAGTGCTCTGGCATCTTACTCAGCCGGTGGTCAATCAACAGCATTGTGCGCATCAGCTTCCGTCTGGTGACCTTTTGATTTTCGATAATGGGGTCTTCCGACCTGGCATCTCGGTGCCGTTTACTCGGGCTATTGTTGTGGCCCGGGAGacgaaggatatcatttgGGAATACAAGGATCGGAGTACAGGTGGTATTGGGTTTTTCACGCCGTTTATGGGTTCTGCGCAGAAACTGCCGAATGGGAATGTCGTGCTTTGTGAGGCGGCTACGGGCAGGATTTTAGAGGTTACCGAGTCGGGGGATGTGGTTTGGGAGTTTGTGGTGCCGCAGTTGAGTGATTATACGGCTGTTCTTGGAGAGGgtgagctggaggagatgtggaagatgggTTTCGCGTATGAGAGCAACGCTATATTTAGGGCATATAAGTATCTGCCTGAGAAAGTGCCTTGGCTGAAGGAGGATTGA
- a CDS encoding purine-cytosine permease family protein (predicted protein), giving the protein MDQISDTHGKSSSSIHADEKADPTWIQALSIEKGGIERVTPDQRQENVTHFWNACTFWLSANMAVATLTTGALGGPMGLKFWDSFVVILVVNLVSDLLPAWTAAFGLTGLRMTTFSRYSFGYWGNLLVVVFSMVATTGWNAINSISGAAVLNALSDGRCPTWAGVIIICTVVWIFCVLGISWIHKIDTFIWIPPLIVWCVTAGTGASHFSSTEPKEFKTSQDRAAAILSFMAIIFSFSVSWVNCAADYNVRMPINTSRTRIFGATYIGIFIPSVLIQTLGAALYSGTIQHPEWKAAYTSAGVGGLLKMALEPAGGFGKFLMVLAALSSIPNNIPNNYSFALHAQNFGPWALRIPRIALVTFGFIVSLVVGCCAAQYFKDTLQTFLSVIGYWTVIHIVLVAEEHLVFRRGWQGYDLDAWDDPKKIHFGWSAIGAFGAGFVGAALGMKVAWYVGPIAGLIGEGANVGHELTGAFSGIAFLVLRWAERRICGI; this is encoded by the exons ATGGACCAAATCTCAGATACACACGGTAAATCTTCGTCGAGCATACATGCCGACGAGAAGGCAGACCCAACATGGATACAAGCCCTTTCTATTGAGAAAGGTGGTATTGAGCGTGTTACGCCTGACCAACGACAGGAAAATGTAACACATTTTTGGAACGCTTGCACTTTCTG GTTGAGTGCGAACATGGCTGTGGCAACGCTTACCACTGGAGCCCTTGGAGGGCCCATGGGCCTCAAGTTCTGGGATAGCTTCGTCGTTATTCTCGTCGTTAACCTCGTTAGCGACCTTCTTCCGGCATGGACTGCGGCCTTCGGGCTAACAGGGCTCCGCATGACAACCTTCTC ACGATATTCATTTGGCTACTGGGGCAATCTCCTCGTGGtcgtcttctccatggtCGCCACCACAGGCTGGAACGCAATCAACTCCATCTCAGGCGCCGCTGTGCTAAACGCTCTCTCCGACGGACGATGTCCCACCTGGGCCGGAGtaatcatcatctgcacaGTAGTCTGGATATTCTGTGTTCTGGGAATTAGCTGGATCCACAAAATCGATACATTCATCTGGATCCCCCCGCTGATAGTCTGGTGCGTAACGGCCGGCACAGGGGCTTCGCATTTCAGCAGTACCGAGCCCAAGGAATTCAAAACTAGCCAGGACAGAGCTGCTGCTATACTATCCTTCATGGctatcatcttctccttttctgtttcatggGTCAATTGCGCCGCGGATTACAACGTTCGTATGCCGATCAACACCTCCCGGACGAGGATATTCGGGGCCACATACATCGGTATCTTCATTCCCTCGGTGCTTATTCAGACTCTAGGTGCCGCGTTATACAGCGGAACTATACAACACCCAGAATGGAAAGCCGCATATACAAGTGCAGGTGTAGGCGGGTTGCTAAAAATGGCTCTCGAGCCTGCTGGTGGATTTGGGAAGTTCCTGATGGTTCTGGCCGCGTTGAGCTCTATCCCG AACAATATCCCAAACAACTATTCCTTCGCCCTACATGCTCAGAATTTCGGTCCCTGGGCTCTCCGCATCCCCCGCATCGCCCTCGTCACGTTCGGCTTCATTGTCTCTCTAGTGGTAGGCTGTTGCGCAGCCCAGTATTTCAAAGATACACTACAGACCTTCCTAAGTGTCATCGGCTATTGGACGGTGATCCACATCGTCCTCGTCGCAGAGGAACACCTCGTCTTCCGTCGCGGATGGCAGGGCTACGACCTTGATGCTTGGGATGACCCCAAGAAAATACATTTCGGGTGGTCAGCTATCGGGGCCTTCGGCGCCGGTTTCGTGGGCGCTGCACTCGGGATGAAGGTAGCGTGGTATGTTGGGCCCATTGCTGGGTTGATTGGGGAGGGGGCGAATGTGGGACATGAATTGACGGGGGCGTTTTCAGGGATTGCTTTTCTGGTGTTGCGATGGGCTGAGAGACGCATTTGTGGGATTTGA
- a CDS encoding uncharacterized protein (predicted protein), whose translation MDTADDRTRHLTDHIYHMITFAAIIICRLLNAYEQQLSQIYNLDELDSLILSLVNWMQTIGLPCHAAHTLGHVIGTVHQKLRPAVVTQPLATEQSEVFFGHDLASYFPEFLGVETTEDGNWDLMPSWGFSSPP comes from the coding sequence ATGGACACCGCGGACGACCGTACCCGTCACTTAACGGACCACATCTACCACATGATCACGTTCGCTGCAATTATTATATGCCGGTTACTGAACGCATACGAGCAGCAACTATCACAAATATACAACCTAGACGAACTCGACTCATTGATACTCAGCCTCGTTAACTGGATGCAAACAATCGGTCTTCCCTGTCATGCAGCGCATACACTCGGTCACGTCATTGGAACGGTTCATCAGAAGTTGCGCCCAGCGGTCGTTACCCAGCCTCTTGCTACAGAGCAAAGTGAGGTTTTCTTTGGACATGACCTGGCTAGTTACTTCCCCGAGTTCCTAGGTGTTGAAACGACAGAAGATGGAAACTGGGATTTAATGCCTAGTTGGGGATTTTCAAGCCCTCCATAA
- a CDS encoding uncharacterized protein (predicted protein) — MPPDRGRASQQLERTVGALLERLGEDSTSIMPPSVERPDNPASSSHKDAARTAPKTDYPSAPPVMVIRDLASDVGVKSPDASSNESVLDGLISADLAINLMTMYVFGTPHEASSLMNKAS, encoded by the coding sequence AGCAACTCGAAAGAACAGTCGGGGCCCTATTAGAGCGCTTGGGAGAGGACTCGACTAGTATCATGCCTCCGTCCGTTGAGCGCCCTGATAACCCTGCGAGTTCATCACACAAAGATGCAGCGAGGACAGCGCCGAAGACAGATTATCCCTCGGCTCCACCTGTCATGGTCATTCGTGATCTAGCATCGGATGTCGGAGTGAAATCACCAGATGCCAGCTCAAACGAATCGGTGCTAGATGGTCTCATATCGGCCGATCTAGCTATTAATCTCATGACCATGTACGTTTTCGGAACCCCCCACGAAGCATCAAGTCTGATGAATAAAGCTTCCTAG